One window of Pseudomonas sp. FP198 genomic DNA carries:
- a CDS encoding PilZ domain-containing protein: protein MYKERRIERHQLACFLEVFNGLNDKPIGFLGNVSECGLMLISHLPLMIGASFDLYLKVPSDDGPQQHIRLKARCLWCHEDVTPQHFDAGFSLQWAPPEYGSLVSALQQYFCFYPLPASA, encoded by the coding sequence ATGTACAAAGAGCGCCGCATTGAACGACATCAGTTGGCTTGTTTTCTTGAGGTCTTCAACGGCCTCAACGACAAACCTATCGGTTTTCTGGGCAACGTCTCTGAATGTGGCCTGATGTTGATCAGTCATTTGCCATTGATGATTGGCGCAAGCTTTGATCTGTACCTGAAGGTCCCCTCCGACGACGGACCACAGCAACACATCCGACTGAAAGCCAGGTGCCTCTGGTGTCACGAGGATGTGACGCCGCAGCATTTCGATGCCGGTTTCAGCCTGCAATGGGCGCCGCCGGAGTACGGGTCGCTGGTCAGCGCGTTGCAGCAGTATTTCTGTTTTTATCCGTTGCCTGCCTCGGCTTGA
- a CDS encoding tol-pal system YbgF family protein, whose translation MRFVLFIALALSITGCTRWSMNHHMNLAYKAYERGNCEQVMLELSKVDRASRARRYMQPEVSMMRGQCLERQKLFVDAAQTYQFILTQYPNSEYAYRARARLETLQSLGHYPTRSTSAIRPTAF comes from the coding sequence ATGCGATTCGTGCTTTTTATTGCCTTGGCCCTGAGCATCACGGGCTGCACCCGTTGGTCGATGAACCACCACATGAACCTGGCCTACAAGGCCTACGAGCGCGGCAATTGCGAGCAAGTGATGCTTGAGCTGTCCAAGGTCGACCGCGCCAGCCGTGCCCGCCGCTACATGCAGCCGGAAGTCTCGATGATGCGTGGCCAGTGCCTGGAGCGCCAAAAGCTATTCGTCGATGCGGCGCAGACCTACCAGTTCATTCTTACGCAATACCCCAACAGCGAGTACGCCTATCGTGCCCGCGCCCGGCTCGAAACCTTGCAGAGCCTTGGGCATTACCCGACCCGTAGCACCTCGGCCATCCGCCCGACGGCGTTCTGA